One window of Botrimarina mediterranea genomic DNA carries:
- a CDS encoding cation diffusion facilitator family transporter, with translation MSDEQANQIRKGRHLETVSLIYNLLEVGVSLAAGFATGSSALISWGIDSIVESNSAAFMIWRLHGEEKGIGQRNVLKRKKIALSVLSVAFAIAVLFILYESISKVVSGETSSISWWGIGILMVSLVVNPILAWGKYRFGMETDSPSLKYDAIDTMICEYQTIVVLLGIGLVHWQGWWWADPVAALLIVPYVAWEAFHAGRDAWNVHPEDAAVGNDASA, from the coding sequence ATGAGCGATGAACAAGCTAACCAGATTCGCAAAGGACGTCATCTGGAGACCGTCAGCCTGATCTACAACCTGCTGGAAGTCGGCGTTTCCTTGGCCGCTGGTTTTGCAACCGGCAGTTCGGCTCTGATTAGTTGGGGGATCGACAGCATTGTGGAGAGCAATTCAGCGGCTTTCATGATATGGCGGCTTCACGGTGAAGAGAAGGGCATCGGCCAACGCAATGTTCTGAAACGGAAGAAGATTGCGCTGAGCGTTCTGTCGGTTGCGTTCGCCATCGCTGTGCTGTTCATACTTTACGAATCAATCAGCAAGGTTGTCAGTGGTGAGACATCATCTATTTCTTGGTGGGGAATTGGAATTCTGATGGTGTCTTTGGTCGTTAATCCGATCCTGGCATGGGGAAAATACCGGTTCGGGATGGAGACAGATTCGCCGTCACTGAAGTACGACGCTATCGACACGATGATCTGTGAGTATCAAACGATCGTGGTGTTGCTAGGAATCGGACTAGTGCATTGGCAAGGGTGGTGGTGGGCCGACCCTGTTGCGGCCCTGCTGATAGTTCCCTACGTCGCCTGGGAAGCCTTTCATGCTGGGCGCGATGCCTGGAACGTACACCCGGAGGATGCGGCTGTAGGCAACGATGCTTCGGCTTGA
- a CDS encoding heavy metal translocating P-type ATPase produces MNKTKISLSLLLPGVPDVRDECVRRIAEQLKIRGGISDAHGIEADESRADQLCIHFDPSVISLSDVREVAQRAGARLDDCYGHLVTRIGSMHARRASAIEARLSRIDGVVEAVVSPDGTMRVEFDRQITNEEKIDSTLGEWSKKAVRKDEDHAGHQHDDEGHEGAHDSSGHDHAHGGIFGPRSELIFAVLCGAFLLVGWLLETFTEMSGWVPLACFIAAYYFGGYYTVTEAVEKIRASKFEIDFLMIVAAVGAAALGAWAEGALLLFLFSIGHALEGYAMGRAKRAIEALSELAPRTARVRRDGAEAEVAVEQLVVGDVVIVKPDERIPADGFVIEGESSVDQAPITGESVPVDKQPVTDLEAAAADPESIAAESRVFAGTINQAGAIEIQVTKTAAENTLARVVTMVSEAETRVSPTQQFTKRFERYFVPSVIATVVLLLFAPLVIDETLSESFYRAMAVLVAASPCALAIATPSAVLSGVARAARGGVLVKGGGPLERLGQLDAVAFDKTGTLTEGEPRVTDVRAAEGFEESELLRIAIAVEDLSKHPLAKAVVRDGRDKLTEGMEVPQAMNLKSITGRGIQAEVEGQLAHIGKDDLFGEVEGPPLPDAIRELVESLEREGRTTMIVRHADRYLGVIGLMDTPREAAKRTIARLRKLGIKRMIMISGDNQQVADAVAKAVGLDEARGDLMPEDKVAEIKKLNSEAGVAMVGDGVNDAPAMASASVGIAMGAAGSDVALETADVALMADNLDHLPLAIGLSRATRSIIRQNLWMSLGMVAFLVPATIFGLSIGPAVALHEGSTLVVVFNALRLLAYSP; encoded by the coding sequence ATGAACAAGACGAAGATTTCACTCAGCTTGCTCCTGCCCGGCGTGCCGGACGTCCGTGATGAGTGCGTCCGGCGAATCGCTGAACAACTCAAGATAAGAGGCGGTATCAGTGACGCGCATGGCATTGAGGCCGATGAGAGTCGAGCGGATCAGTTGTGCATCCATTTTGATCCATCTGTCATTTCGCTCTCCGATGTTCGTGAAGTGGCGCAGCGAGCGGGTGCGCGACTCGACGACTGCTATGGACACCTTGTCACGCGAATCGGATCGATGCATGCACGCAGAGCTTCTGCAATAGAAGCTAGGCTATCGCGTATCGATGGGGTCGTTGAAGCCGTCGTCTCGCCCGATGGCACGATGCGTGTGGAATTCGATCGCCAAATTACCAACGAGGAAAAGATAGATTCCACGCTTGGTGAGTGGTCAAAGAAGGCAGTGCGGAAGGACGAAGATCATGCCGGTCACCAGCATGACGATGAAGGCCACGAGGGTGCTCATGATAGTTCCGGGCATGACCACGCCCACGGTGGAATTTTTGGCCCTCGAAGCGAACTGATCTTTGCCGTCCTGTGTGGAGCCTTTTTGCTCGTTGGATGGCTGCTTGAGACATTTACGGAGATGTCAGGATGGGTTCCGCTGGCGTGCTTCATTGCGGCCTATTATTTCGGGGGCTACTACACCGTCACCGAAGCCGTCGAGAAGATTCGGGCAAGCAAGTTCGAGATCGACTTCTTGATGATCGTCGCCGCTGTCGGCGCGGCGGCTCTGGGGGCCTGGGCCGAGGGCGCGCTACTGCTGTTCTTGTTCAGCATTGGGCACGCCTTGGAAGGCTATGCGATGGGGCGCGCCAAGCGGGCCATCGAAGCCCTCTCAGAACTGGCGCCGCGAACGGCTCGCGTGCGCCGCGACGGCGCTGAAGCCGAAGTCGCTGTCGAACAACTGGTCGTCGGTGACGTTGTTATCGTAAAGCCGGACGAGCGGATACCGGCGGACGGCTTTGTGATCGAAGGAGAGTCGAGCGTCGACCAGGCGCCAATTACTGGCGAGAGCGTTCCTGTCGACAAGCAGCCCGTCACCGATCTCGAAGCGGCAGCGGCAGACCCGGAGTCGATTGCAGCGGAGAGTCGGGTATTTGCTGGCACGATCAACCAGGCCGGGGCTATCGAGATTCAGGTCACCAAGACGGCGGCAGAGAATACGCTTGCTCGCGTCGTCACTATGGTCAGCGAAGCGGAAACCCGCGTCTCGCCAACACAGCAGTTCACGAAGCGATTCGAACGGTACTTCGTGCCGTCCGTGATCGCGACGGTTGTGTTGCTGCTGTTCGCGCCGTTGGTGATTGACGAGACACTCTCCGAATCCTTCTACCGGGCCATGGCGGTTCTGGTTGCTGCGAGTCCTTGTGCTCTGGCGATCGCGACCCCCAGTGCGGTGCTCAGCGGAGTTGCTCGTGCGGCCCGCGGGGGCGTGCTCGTCAAAGGGGGTGGACCGCTAGAGCGTCTTGGCCAACTCGATGCTGTCGCGTTCGATAAGACGGGCACTCTGACTGAGGGCGAACCACGGGTTACCGACGTTCGTGCAGCAGAAGGTTTCGAGGAATCTGAGCTGCTTCGCATCGCGATTGCAGTTGAAGACCTCAGTAAGCATCCCCTGGCCAAAGCCGTGGTGCGTGACGGACGAGATAAACTGACTGAGGGAATGGAAGTACCCCAGGCAATGAACCTCAAAAGCATCACGGGCCGAGGTATCCAAGCCGAAGTGGAGGGTCAGTTGGCTCACATCGGCAAAGATGATCTGTTTGGCGAAGTCGAAGGCCCGCCGCTGCCGGACGCGATTCGCGAATTGGTCGAGTCACTAGAGCGTGAAGGTCGCACGACTATGATCGTTCGCCACGCCGACCGCTACCTTGGCGTCATAGGACTGATGGACACACCGCGTGAAGCGGCCAAGCGGACGATTGCCCGACTGAGAAAACTCGGCATCAAGCGGATGATCATGATTTCCGGTGACAATCAGCAAGTTGCGGATGCGGTGGCCAAAGCCGTCGGACTCGACGAAGCGCGTGGCGACCTGATGCCCGAAGATAAAGTAGCTGAAATCAAGAAGCTGAACAGTGAAGCTGGCGTAGCAATGGTAGGCGACGGCGTCAACGACGCCCCCGCGATGGCCTCGGCTTCAGTCGGCATCGCGATGGGGGCCGCCGGAAGCGACGTGGCTTTGGAAACCGCCGACGTGGCCTTGATGGCCGATAACCTCGACCACCTGCCACTGGCAATCGGGCTGAGCCGCGCGACACGCAGCATCATCCGCCAAAACCTCTGGATGAGTCTGGGGATGGTCGCGTTTCTCGTACCGGCGACCATCTTTGGTCTCAGCATCGGCCCGGCAGTCGCACTTCATGAAGGCAGCACGCTGGTCGTGGTCTTCAATGCACTTCGATTACTGGCCTACAGCCCCTAA
- a CDS encoding transposase yields MRFNAHGTVSRTHDAMQVKPLWEQVKQEVEAFYGDGPYDTCGVRDHLEEEKMCQIIPLRGNAKSRLHGNSKV; encoded by the coding sequence ATGCGATTCAACGCGCACGGCACAGTATCGCGGACGCACGACGCCATGCAAGTGAAGCCACTCTGGGAGCAAGTCAAGCAAGAAGTCGAAGCGTTCTACGGCGACGGGCCGTACGACACGTGCGGCGTTCGCGATCACTTGGAAGAAGAGAAGATGTGCCAGATCATCCCGCTACGCGGCAACGCGAAGAGCCGTCTACACGGCAACTCGAAGGTTTAA